From Campylobacter concisus:
AATTTTTATAAACTATTAAAAATAAATTTTCAAGCCTTTTAAAAGCCATTTTTCTTTATAATCCCCAATAAAAATTTAAAGGCAAAATTTTGCAACGATACCCAACAAAACAAATAAAAATTCGCGATGTTTTAATAGGTGGCGACGCGCCAATATCCGTGCAATCAATGACATTTTCAAAGACAAAGGACGTAAAAGGCACGCTTGAGCAGATACAAAGGCTATATTTTGCCGGCTGTGATATCGTACGTTGCGCAGTTTTTGACAAAGAGGACGCCAGCGCGCTAAAACAGATAGTTGCAGGCTCACCTATTCCAGTCGTTGCAGACATTCATTTTAACCACACCTATGCACTCATCGTTAGCGAATTTGTCGATGCTATTCGCATAAATCCTGGCAACATCGGCTCAGCCAAAAATATAAAAGCGGTCGTTGATGCCTGCAAACAGCGAAATTTACCTATCCGAATAGGTGTAAATTCTGGCTCGCTTGAAAAGCAGTTTGAGGATCGCTACGGCCGCACAGTTGAGGCGATGGTGGAGAGTGCTATGTATAACATCAAGCTTCTTGAGGATTTTGACTTTACGGACATTAAAATTTCGCTCAAATCAAGCGACGTCGAGCGCACGATGCAAGCTTATAGAGCGCTTCGCCCAAAGACAAACTATCCATTTCACCTTGGCGTTACTGAGGCTGGTACCACTTTTCACGCCACTATCAAGTCCGCGATCGCTCTTGGTGGGCTTTTGCTTGAAGGCATCGGCGATACGATGAGAGTTAGCATAACAGGTGAGTTAGAAGAGGAGATCAAGGTCGCAAAGGCGATCTTAAAAGATAGTGGCCGTCAAAAAGAGGGGTTAAACATCATCTCATGCCCAACTTGTGGGCGTTTGCAAGCTGATCTAATGGCAGCAGTAAAGCTCGTAGAAGAAAAAACAAAAGGTATAAAAGAGCCGCTAAACGTTTCAGTCATGGGCTGCGTGGTAAATGCGATCGGCGAGGCAAAGGGCGCAGATGTTGCCATAGCATTTGGAAAAGGCAATGGCATGATAATGCGTCACGGCGAAGTGGTCGCAAGGCTGCCTGAGAGCGAGCTTGTAGATAGATTTTTACAAGAGATCGACGATGAGATAAAAAGTAGAGACTAAAGGAAAAGTTGTGGCAAAGCAAAGAGTTAACGAGATAGAATTTACCAACCTTTACGACATTGATATGGAGCGAGCTATACTAAGCTCCATTTTGCAAAACAACGATATTTTAGGTGAAATTTTTGACATTATTAAGGCAAAGGATTTTTATCTAAAAGGGCATTCGCAAATATATGATGCAATGGTGGCATGCCTAAATAGCGATGATCCCATAACTATGCCATTTTTAAAAAATAGACTTGGCGAAAAATACGACGAAGAGCTAATACTAGATATTTTAGGCACAAACTCTCTAATAGACATTCAAAAATACGCAAACGAACTAAGAGAAAAATCTATAAAAAGAAGTCTTGTAAAGATCGCTCACAATATACCAAGCAAAGTAAATGAAGACAAGCCAAGCCGCGATATGGTCGATGATCTTAGCCAGGAATTTTACTCTTTGATAGAAGGTGGAAGCACTGGAGTTATAAAAGAAGGCAAAGAGATCATCATGAAAATGATGGATCATATTAATGCTCAGGCCTTGCTTGGTGAAAAAGATATCGTTGGACTTGATACTGGATTTAAAAAGCTAAATGAGATGATAAAGGGCTTTAAAAATGGAGACCTCATCATCGTCGCAGCTCGTCCAGGTATGGGAAAAACGACACTTTGTTTAAATTTTATGAGTCAGGTTTTAAGAAATAATGCCGGAGTTGTTTTTTTCTCGCTCGAGATGCCGGCTGAGCAGATAATGATGAGAATGCTAGCAAGCAAGACCTCTATCCCGCTTCAAGACATAATGACTGCAAAGATGGATGATGAAGCGTTGGCTAGATTTAGCGATGCTTGTGAGGAGTTTGCTGCTAGCAAGCTTTTTGTACATGATAGCGGCTATGTAAATATCCATCAAGTAAGAACGCAAATGCGAAAACTAAAGGCTATGCATCCTGAAATTTCACTTTGCGTGATCGATTACATCGGTCTTATGATGAGTACAAATAACTACGCTGATCGTCACGTCCAAATAGCTGAAATTTCTCGTGGTCTTAAACTACTGGCACGTGAGCTAGATATGCCAATCATCGCTCTTTCTCAGCTAAACAGAAGCCTTGAGTCTCGCGCAAATAAACGCCCTATGCTAAGCGATCTAAGAGAGTCAGGTGCGATCGAGCAAGATGCTGACATCATTCTTTTTGTTTATAGAGATGAGTTTTATCTAGAACAAGAAGAAAAAGAGAAAGAAAAACGCGCAAGTGCCGAGGGCAAAGAGTACAAGAGTAATCATGTCTTTAATAAGCTTCAAGAAAAGGCTGAGATCATAGTTGGCAAAAATAGAAACGGCGAAACTGGCTCAGTTGATGTGCTCTTTCAAAAGCAACACTCAAGGTTTGAAGATATGTCTGCAATGCCAGTATCTGATGTTTCATTTGAAGGCTGATGCGTTTTAAAGCTTTAAAAAATAGAGAAATTTTTACTATATTTTGCCTGTTTTGCCTTTGTATTTTTTCTATAAATTTGGCTATTAGCTATCATAAATATCAAATTTTTATGGACAAAGGCGAACAAGAGCTAACAGCAACCGTGATTTCTAACTACGAAAAGCTTGGGGATGACGGCAAGAAAAGGCAAATTTTAAAGCTTAAAACTGATGAGTTTTCATTTTATACGCTTGGAGCTAAAACAGATGACTTTAAAGCTGGAGATAGTATATTTCTAAGCGTCATAAATTTAGACGTTAGTTTTAAAAACTATCTTGCTTCCTCCTTTTACATGCCTAGCTTTTCACGCGAAAAACTACCACAAAAAGCCACGCAAAATATCAACCAAAAACTACAATCACTCATCTACGCCCAGCATGAAAATAGTAAAATTTCACAGCTCTACTCTGCTCTATTTTTAGGCACAAGTATTGACGGCGAGCTAAGAGATGATGTCTCGCACCTTGGTATAGCGCATCTTATAGCCATAAGTGGCTATCATTTAGGTTTTATAAGCGCAGTTATATTTTTTGTATTTAGGCCGCTTTTAAAAATTTTATATGCGAGATTTTTACCTTTTAGAAACTACAACTTTGATCTAGCCATTATCGTTTTTATAGTCTTGTCATTTTACTTTTTTATAATAGGCTTTATACCAAGCTTTTTGCGAGCGTTCTTAATGAGTATTTTAGGATTTTATTGCACGTTAAAAGGCGTCAAAATTTTAAACTTCAAGACACTTTTTATAGTAGCGCTTGTTAGCTTGTCGCTCTTTCCACAGCTACTTTTTAGCGTAGGTTTTTACTTTTCACTCATGGGCGTTTTTTACATATTTTTATATTTTAAACACCTAAAAGATAAATTTTCGCCCTTCATTCATCTTATACTTTTAAATTTATATGTTTGCTTTGCAATGGAAATTTGCGTGCTTTATTTCTTTCCACTCATTAGCTTACAGCAGCTTAGCGTCCTTGCTATCAACTACATCTTTAGCATTTTTTATCCATTAAGCGCCGCACTTCATATCGCTTCGTATGGCGACATCTTTGATGGATTGCTAAATAATGTTTTAAATTTTAGACTAAGCTCGACTAAAATTTTCGTGCCAGCCATTATTTTTATATTTTATAATATCGCTTCACTTCTAGCTATAAAATTTAGATCAATATTCTACATTTTGCCACTATTTGGACTTCTGTGTTTTGCTATTGCCAGCTATAAAATTTACGCCTAAGCGATCTTCATACCATAAAATTTCATTATCTTGTTGTGAATTATCAAAGATATATACATTATAACAGCGCCTAAAATTAGCCTAGTTAAATCTGTATCCTTTTGCCAAAAGACTAAATTTACGATGATAGCAGCTGGAATGAGAGCATTATTCATGATAGCAAGTACGCCACTATCGACCTCGCAAGCCCCTTTGTTCCACATAAAATATCCAACTCCACTAGCGACTATGCCAAGCCAGAGAAGCACTAAAATTTGCGTTGAAGTAAGTGAAAATTTGGCTGGATTGCCAAGAGTAAGAAGCGCAACGATAGCTACAAAAAATGCCCCAAAGTGAAAGTAGCCAAAGACATTTTTTTGGTCCACGTCAAATTTTTCTAAAAGTGCCTTATATGCACTCTGCCCTGCTCCAAAGCAGATATTTGCCGCTTGCACTAGCAAAAAACCCTTTAATACACCATCGTTTATAGCGCCATATTTTATAACCAAAGCTCCAAAAACCGCAACGCCAACGCTAAATAGATAAAGTGGCCTAAATTTAAAGCTAAATGCGTCGTATATGAGCGTCACATAAAACGGCGTAAAAATGGTAAAAAGTGCGACTTCTGGCACGCTTAAATACAAAAATGAATTGTAATAAAATAGATACATAAGTCCTATTTGCACCGCTCCGATCGCCATAATGCCAAATGCTAGCTTTGGGCTGATACCACGAAATTTTGTAAATGGTAAAAAGACTAAGCTCGCAAGCGCAACCCGAATAAAAACAGCCAAATAGCTATCAACCTTGCCAGCTAAAAACTCACCTATCAAACTAAAGCTAAAAGCCCACAAAATGGTTACAAAGATCAGTTTATTCAATTATCACCTCATTTATTTTTCTTGCACATTCAAAAAAATACTCAAGCTTGTTTAGCTCAAGTAAATCACCATCAAGTATGAAATTTGCCCTATCGCTAAAATTTTTCTCACTCACAAATAGAAATTCTTCATATTTTATCTCGCCATCAAGATAACCATTTAGCAGATCAATAAAATCACTATCAAGCTTATCTTGCTTCAAATCTTGCAAATTTAACTTTGCGCTTAAGCCTTTGATCGTGCTTTCTAGCTCTTTTAGGCGAGTGATTATCCTATTTTCTTCATCGCTTAGATCAAGTGCCGCCTTTTGCTCTTCAATGCGTTTAACTTGACTTTGCTTACTAAGACTTAAGCTATCAGGCAGCTTCCACTCAAACTCCACTCTAGGCTTGTTCGCATCAGCGTAAGCGCCTATCATCTGCGAAGTCGTCCTCTCACCTTTTTTAAAGCTGTTATTATTCACACTTTGCGTATCTTTTAAGTAAATTTTTGGAGCAAATTTACTCTTTTGCTTCTCATTTTCTTGCTCTTTTATAAATTTTTCTTGCTCCATTGCCCCAATTTTTGCGCTTATATCATCTTTACTAAAATCAGGCATCATTATCTTTGAGCCAGCATTAAAGCCGATCTCGCCGTTTGAGAGCAAATTTATCCTTGAGTTTAGCTCGGCTAGCTTAAGCCCAAGCTCGTCTAGTTCGGCTCTTTTTTTATCAAGAGTAAAATTTATCGCATCAAATTCGCTCTTATCTATCTCGCCATACTCAAACCAAAACTCATTTTCAGCCGCAGCCTTAGCAAAGCTATTGACAAATTTTGTCTCTAAATTTATAAGTGAATTTAGGGCAACGGCGTTAAAATAGACCTTTGCGACCTGAAAAGCAGTGAGATTCATCAGCTCTTCATCTTTGTAAATTTTCTCCACGCCCTTGTGGTCTAAAATTTTATCAGCAGCCTCGCTCGCACCGCCGTCAAAGATAAGATACTCAACCTTTGCCGTGATCGATCCTGCCTTTGTCATATATCCGCCCTTTATCTCGTCAGGCACAAAGGTATATCTGCCATCAAGGGATAAATTTAGCTTTTTACTCTTATTTTTATTTATATATTCATTTTTATTAAATTCTTTTAAACTCTCAAGCCTTGCACTTTGCGCTAGAGCGATGATCTCTAGTAAATTTCCAGCCCAAAGAGGCAAAGCAAAGAGCAAAACTGTTAAAATTTTCTTCAAATTCTCTCCCTTTCATAAAATTTTCTTATAAATTTATCAAGATTATAGACCCAAGCAAAGAGCACTGGCACGACAAGCAAGCTTAGCAAGGTCGAGCTAATGAGCCCAAAGATGATGCTTATAGCCATAGGTGAGTTTGCCTCAAAGCCAGCTCCTCTGCTAAGTGCAAGCGGCAGCATAGCAAATATCATGGCAAAAGTGGTCATCAAAACAGCCCTTAAACGCTTTTTTGCAGCCATTTTTACAGCTTCGTTTGCCTCCATGCCACTATTTGCAAAGTGGTTTGCAAAATCAACGACTAAGATGGCGTTTTTGCCGACCATACCAAAGAGCAAGATGACGCCAACCATGACAAATAGGCTAAATGGATTGCCGCTTATAAAAAGTCCGATCACGACGCCACAAAAGGCAAGCGGCATGGCAAGCATGATAAGAAATGGTAGCAAAAAGCTCTCATAAAGTGCAGCTAGCACCATGTAAATAAGCACCGCACTCGCACTCACCGTAAATATAAAAGAAGCGTTTGTATCGTCCATCAGCTCGACAAATCCAAGAAATTTATACTTGAAATTTGCTGGCAAAATTTCATCAAGTTTCTTTGAAATTTCATTTGCCACGCTATTTAGCGGCGCGTTATTTTTGGTATTTGCTAGGAATTTTATCTCATCAGCTCTATTAAACCTCGAAATACTAGCTGGCTTTTGCTCAAAACTAATCGTCGCCACGTCACCAAGTGTGACAAAAAAGCCCTCTTTGCTTCTTATCTTAGTCTTTAAAATATCATTTGTATCGCTTCTAAATTTATCATCAAGACGCATGTAAAGCTCATACTCTTTGCCATTTTCGTTTTCAAAAACAGAGACCTCGTTCTGGCTAAAAGCGCTATAAACGGTGCTTGCAACGCTGGCTTTGTCTAAATTTAGCCTCTTTGCCTTATCTTCATCTATAGAAATTTGCACGCGTTTTAGCAGATCTTCTTCGGGCGAATTTACGTCCGTTGCGTCATTTATCTCTTTTAGCATCTTGCTGATCTTTGGCACAAATTTCTCTAGCTCTTTACCATTTTCAGAGGTGATAGTAAGCTTAACTGGCTGTACATCGCCACCTTCAACCACTGGCAGATCAGCCACGATGACGCTCATATTGTCACTTTTTAGCTTGTCACGAAAACTTTGCATGATGGCATTTTGCCGCTCGTGATTGGCCCTATCTTTTAGCTCCTTTAGCCTAACGTAAGCTTTTACAAGATATGGCTGCTTGGCGTCTGTGTAGCCAAGGATGAAGTAGGCGTAAGCTACCTGAGGATCGGCGTTTATGAGTGAAATTTTATCTTTTAGCTTCTCTTTGCTAGCTTGCAGGCTAAGTGAGGGATCGAGCTTAAAGTAGATGTTAAACTCCGAGTTATCCTCGCTTGGCATGAAGTCGCCTCCTACAAATTTAGCCAGTCCAAATGAGCAAACAACGATCACAAACGTTATGGCTAAAAATATGAACTTAAATTTAAGCGCTAAAGCTAAAATTTTCTCATAGCCATTTTCAAGTGCTTCAAAAAATGGCTCGCTCTTTAGAAAAAAGCCGCTTTGTTTGGCATTTACAAACCTAGCACTAAGCGTTGGCACAAGAAATATGCTCACAAAAAATGAGATGACGATGCCAGCTGCCACGCTCATCGCAAATGAGTTAAAGTACTTGCCAACGATGCCGCTCATAAAGGCGATAGGCACGAAGACGCAAAGCAGCACGAGCGAGATCGCAAAGACACTAAATGCTATCTCTTTTATGCCTGCAAAGCTTGCCTTTAGGGCGTTTGGCTCATCTTTTAGCTTGCTAGCGATATTTTCAGTGACAACTATCGCATCATCGATGAAGATGCCGATGCCAAGCGTTAGCGCTATGAGGCTTAGGCGGTTTATGTCGTAGCCTAGGGCATTTATGATGAAAAATGTCGCCACGATGCTAGTTGGTATCGCTACGACTGAGATGATGGTGATCGAGAAATTTCTTAAAAACAGATATACGATCACGATGGTTAGCAAGACGCCAAGGATCATGTCAAAGGCGGTTTGATCGATGTGCTTTTGTATCACTTCACTCTTATCGTAGGCTATTTTTACGTCGTATTCGCTACCAAGCAGGCTTTTAAACTGATCTAGCTTTGACTTAGCTAGAGCGATCACGGTTAGAGCGTTTGCGTCTGGGGCTAGCTCAAGGCCCAGCAAGACGCCACTTTTTTTATCCATTATCGCTGCTTCGTTTGCGTCTTTATAAGCAAGATCAACGCTTGCGATATCTTTTAAAAAGACCCCTTGTTTGATCGTTAAATTTCTTATCTCATCTATGCTTTTGGCGCTAAAATTTGACTTGATCGCCATTTGGATCTGCTCATTTTCTATCTTGCCAAGTGGTGCTTTTAAATTTTCAACCTTTATCAAATTTGCCACTTCATTTGCACTAAGGGCGTTTTTATCTAGCTTAAATCTATCGAGTAAAATTTTCACCGCTGGCTCTAAAAAGCCATTTGTCTTGACCTTTGAAACGCCGCTTATGCGCTCTAAAAATGGCTTTGCCACGTCATCGATCTCTTGCATTAGCTTAGTTTCATTGCCATCAAGCCTTGTGATAAAGAGACTAAAGACAGATGACGAGAGCCCATTTAGCTTTTCTATCTCGTAGTTTGCGCTAAGTCTTGCCTTTTGCATCTTGTCGCGAACGTCATTTGTGGCACTCTCTAGGTCTTTATTTAGCTCAAATTCGATGCTAACCACACTTAGGTTATCAAAGCTTGTTGAGTAAATTTTCTTGATACCTTCAATGCTTGAAATTTCATCTTCGATCTTTTGCGTGATCTTAGTTTTTATATAGTTCATATCGCCGTTTGCGTAAGTCGTGATCTTTACTATTGGGATATTTACTTGTGGGTATAAATTTACGTTCATCGTCTTTAGAGAATAAATTCCAAAGACAACAAGGCTTAAAAAAACCATTAATGTAGTTATAGGGCGGTTGATGGCTGTTTTTATCATTTTCTTTTACTAACTAGCACTCTGCCTTGACCAAACATGCCAGGCTTTAGCCAGCTGTCATAAGCCTCGGCGTAAAATTTTCTAGTCTCTCGCTTGATCTCTGGATAGATAAGCGCGATTTTTACCTCTTTTTCATCGCTTGCTGCATCAAGTTTAAATTTAAATGTATCACCAACTTTTACCAAATCTACATATTTTTCGTCGATTGCTATTAAAATTTTTGCCTCATTTGAATTTAAAACAAAAGCTGGACTAAGCGGCGAAACACCCTCTCCAAGCTCAATGTTTTTACTAGCGATAATGCCATCAAATGGAGCTTTTAAAACAGCTTTTCTAAGGCGATCTTGCGCATTTAAAATAGCGATTTGTGCACTTTGAACCCGAAGTATCGCTTCGTCAAATTTATACTTTACTTCGTCAAATTCTTGCTTTGAAGTGACATCCCTTACTTGAGTAAATTTGTTTAAAGTATTTTTTGCAAATTCACTAGCATTTTTTGCCAGCTCAAGATCATTTTTTGCCTTTTTAAGAGCGATTTCTAAGCTACTTTGATCAAGAATGGCTAGCACGTCGCCTTTTTTAACATGACTTGAAACATCTACAAAAATTTTATCCACCTTGCCACTGCTCTCAAATGCGAGCTTTGAGCTTTGCTTGGCATAGACTTCAAAGTCGGCAAAAATTTCCTCACTAGCAAATGAAAAAATGCCAAGTATCATTAAAATTATCAGCTTTTTCAATCCCTAATCCTCTCTAAAATCGGCTCGCCATTCTCAAAAAAGAACTCCGCTTTTTTGATCTCAAGCTCATCTTTCGCCCCTTCAAAAAGGCTAATGGCATCAAATTTTTGAGAAAGCGCCTCAAGCAGGTCGCTATATCCCAAAAGTCCGGAGTTATACTTCTCATAGCTAGCTTTTAATGCCAAATCGCTTGCTTTTACATATTCGTTTAGTGAAGCGATTTTTGAAGCAAGCACCACGATTTCACTTTGCAAATTTTTAAGCTTTGTCTCATTTTCACGCTTTTTATACTCCACATTTAGCCTTGCCTCATCAAGTGCGATCTTTTGAGCCTGACTCATCTTGCTAGTGGCAAAAAAATCAAAAATTTTCCATTTAAAAGCGATACCAAATTTATTACCGTGAGTATCTTCTTTTAAGTATTTATCCACGTATGAGCGGTAAGAACTAAGCCTGCCTAGATCGATATCGTAATTATTTTTATAAAATCCATATGTGTCATAAAGCAAAATTTGAGGCAAAAAGCCAGCTCTTGTCTCGCTAAGCTTGGCCTCGCCTAAAAATATATCTTGGCTTAGTCTATCAAGCTCGGCATTCTTTGAAGCTAAATTTGAGCTAATATCAGCCATCTTTGCTCCAGCTACTGGCAAAATTTTCTCACCAGTTAGCAAATTTATCTCATTTAAGATTTGCTCCATTTTGTTTTTGTATTCAAGCTGCGTGCTATTAGCTAAGTAATATTTAGCCCTTACATTTTCAAGTTCATCTTTTGCGGCAAGGCCTGCAATGTTTGCCTTTTCAAGCTTATCCAAAACGCCTTTTAAAAAATTTGCTTGAGCCTGTTTGGCTGTGATTATATTTTCAAGCGCAGCTGCGTTAAAGTATAAATTTACAGCCTTAAGTGCAAGATAGTTTTTGGCTTCATCACTAGCGATCATAGCTTTGTTTTTTAAAAGCTGGTTCATCTTTAGCCTAGCCTCTCTCGCTCCGCCATCATAAAGTAAAAAATCTATCCTAGCTAGCACACCGGCTGACTCTTTAGCGACTACACTTGGAAAGGTGCTTGCATTTTTGCCGTATGAGCCCTCTAAGCTAAGGCTTGGCATATATGAGCTTAATGTGGCTTCATCGTTTAAATTTGCTCTTTTTAACTCAAGCTCTTTGATCTTTGAAATTTCATTTTGCGTTGCTTTGTTTGCGATCACGCTTAAATTTGAACCAAGCAAAAATACCGGCAAAAAAATGAATAAAAATTTTTTCATTAGTGAAAGCTTTTTACAAGATTTCCTATTAGTAAATTCCAGCCATCAACAAGCACGAATATGAGCAGTTTAAATGGTAGTGAGATCATGACAGGAGGAAGCATCATCATACCCATAGCCATTAGCACTGAGCTTACGACCATGTCGATGACAAGAAATGGCAAATAGAGCAAAAACGCTATCTCAAAAGATGTCTTTAGCTCACTTATCATAAAAGCTGACATTGCGATACTTAGCGGTATCTCTTCAATATTTGCTGGATTTTGTAAATTTCTAATCCTAAAGAAAAGCGCAAGGTCTTTTTCTCTTGTATTTTTTACCATAAATTCTTTAAATGGCTTTAAGCTCTTATCAAGCATCTCCTCATAGCCTATCTGCTCAGCTATATAAGGCTTTATGCCATCATTATAGCTTCTTTGCCCAACTGGCTCCATGATAAAAAATGTAAGAACCATCGCAAGCGAGATGAGTACTGTTGAAGGTGGAACTTGTTGCGTACCCATGGCTTGGCGCAAAAATGAAAATACGATAACAAGCCTTAAAAAACTTGTCATCATAAAAATGAGCGAAGGAGCAAGTGCAAGTGCAGTGAGGATTAGTAAAACATTTAGAGAATTTACAAGCTGCTCGGCATTTGTTGGAGAATTTAGACTTAAATTTATAGTTGGTAGCGCAGGATCAGCCCCAAAAACCGTGCAAAGTAAAACCGCTAAAGCAAGCAGTGCTTTCACGACTAATTCCTCATATCAAGGATACTTTTCTTAGTAGCCTCTTTATTTTTTGGCTCAAGCGATATGAAGTGAATTTCTACTCTATTATTCTTAGCTCTGCCATCTTCTGTGCTGTTGCTAGCGATCGGATCAAACGAAGCTTTGCCAGAAGCTATTATTCTATTTTGTGGTACACCATCGTTAATTAGCTCTTCAACCACACTTAAAGCCCTTGCAGTTGAGAGCTGCCAGTTATTTTTATAAGCTGAGTCTTTGCTTGGTTCTATATTATCTGTATGGCCGATAATATCGGCTTTTACATCATTAGGCATTTTTGCCACAATCATGCCTATTCGTTTTAAAAATAGCTTCGCATCTTCACCAGAAATTTCAGCACTATCTTTATCAAAAAGCATAGCTGCTGGAAGCCTTATGATAAAGCCATCTTCGCTCTCTTCCATAGTGATCTCAGGTGCCCCACTAGCAGCTAGTAGCTCATTTATCTTTTTAACGTTCATATTTAGCTCACTTTGTGAGCCCTTTTGCTTGCTTATCTTTTTTGCACGAGTATTTTCTGGATCTGTCTCTTTTTCTATCTGATTTTCAGGTCTAGCGCCACCTTCAAGCACACTTAAAGCACCAGCTAGTGAGCCAACGGCAGCCTCCATCTTTTTAGCATCCATTGTCGCCATAGAAAGCAATAAAACGAAAAAACAAAGCAAAAGTGACATGAGGTCGCCAAAAGCAGCTAACCACTCAGGCATACATTTTGGACACTCTTCTGGTTTTATTAACTTACCCATTATTCAAACTGACTTTTTCTATCTTTTGGTGGTAAAAATGCTAAGAGTTTAGCTTCAAGCGTTCTTGGATTATCACCTGCTTGTATCGACATGATTCCCTCAAGTACGACTTGTTTTTCAAGTGCTTCATCAGCATCGCGAATAGAGAGGATGTTTGCCACAGGCGCACCTATGATGTTACCTATCATCGCACCATAAAGCGTCGTAAGCAAGGCAACCGCCATTGATGGACCGATCGCACTAGGATCTGACATGTTAAGAAGCATCGCAACAAGACCAATGAGCGTACCGATCATACCCATAGCACCCGCAAAACCGCCAACTTGCTCAAAAATTTTAATATTATTTGAATGTCTTGTACTAGTTTGATCGATATCGATCTCCAAAAGCGCTCTTATCGCATCTGGCTCATTGCCATCGACCGCCATTGAGAGGCCTCTTTTTAAAAACTGATTTGTCTCATTATTTACTTCGCTTTCGAGCGATAAGATACCATCACGTCTAGCTTTAGTTGAATAATCAACTATTTTTTTTATAGTCTCAGGTAAATTTACTACGACTGATGGCTTAACAGCAATACCATAAAATTTACCAATTCCTTTAAGCGTCTCCATCTTGAAGCCAACCATCATAACGCCGATAGTACCACCAAAAACGATCATCACAGAAGGAATATCGATGTATGGTCCTATACCAACGCCTATCGCCATTGATCCAAACAAAAGCACCAGGGTCAAAACCCAGCCGACGACGGTTCCTAAATCCATTTAAACTCGCTTTATTTATAAATTCTTAAGAATTGCTATTTTATTAGCTTTTTGTTGAAACAATCGTTAAATTAAAAAAAATGTTTGCCATTTTTTGCTACAATCTGCGAAATTTTTAACGTTAAAAGGCTTAAAAATGAACAATACTTCAATCATAATTTTAGCGGCTGGTCTTGGCACCAGAATGAAATCAAAACGTCCAAAAGTCCTATTTGAACTTTGCGGTGAGCCAATGATCATTCACATCTTAAAGCAAGCTTATGCGATCACAAATGACGTTAGTGTCGTGCTTCACTACGAAAAAGAGTTAATTAGCAAAAAGATAAAAGAAATTTTTCCTCAAACTAAAATTTTTGAGCAAGATCTAGCAAATTTCCCAGGCACTGCTGGAGCGATAAAAAGCGTAAATTTAAGCGGCGAAAAGGTGCTTGTAACTTGTGGCGATATGCCTCTTGTAAAATCAACCGATCTAATGCGTCTAGCAAATGCTGAAGCTGACGTGGTTATGAGCTCATTTGAAGCAGCAAA
This genomic window contains:
- the fliP gene encoding flagellar type III secretion system pore protein FliP (The bacterial flagellar biogenesis protein FliP forms a type III secretion system (T3SS)-type pore required for flagellar assembly.), encoding MLALAVLLCTVFGADPALPTINLSLNSPTNAEQLVNSLNVLLILTALALAPSLIFMMTSFLRLVIVFSFLRQAMGTQQVPPSTVLISLAMVLTFFIMEPVGQRSYNDGIKPYIAEQIGYEEMLDKSLKPFKEFMVKNTREKDLALFFRIRNLQNPANIEEIPLSIAMSAFMISELKTSFEIAFLLYLPFLVIDMVVSSVLMAMGMMMLPPVMISLPFKLLIFVLVDGWNLLIGNLVKSFH
- a CDS encoding efflux RND transporter permease subunit codes for the protein MIKTAINRPITTLMVFLSLVVFGIYSLKTMNVNLYPQVNIPIVKITTYANGDMNYIKTKITQKIEDEISSIEGIKKIYSTSFDNLSVVSIEFELNKDLESATNDVRDKMQKARLSANYEIEKLNGLSSSVFSLFITRLDGNETKLMQEIDDVAKPFLERISGVSKVKTNGFLEPAVKILLDRFKLDKNALSANEVANLIKVENLKAPLGKIENEQIQMAIKSNFSAKSIDEIRNLTIKQGVFLKDIASVDLAYKDANEAAIMDKKSGVLLGLELAPDANALTVIALAKSKLDQFKSLLGSEYDVKIAYDKSEVIQKHIDQTAFDMILGVLLTIVIVYLFLRNFSITIISVVAIPTSIVATFFIINALGYDINRLSLIALTLGIGIFIDDAIVVTENIASKLKDEPNALKASFAGIKEIAFSVFAISLVLLCVFVPIAFMSGIVGKYFNSFAMSVAAGIVISFFVSIFLVPTLSARFVNAKQSGFFLKSEPFFEALENGYEKILALALKFKFIFLAITFVIVVCSFGLAKFVGGDFMPSEDNSEFNIYFKLDPSLSLQASKEKLKDKISLINADPQVAYAYFILGYTDAKQPYLVKAYVRLKELKDRANHERQNAIMQSFRDKLKSDNMSVIVADLPVVEGGDVQPVKLTITSENGKELEKFVPKISKMLKEINDATDVNSPEEDLLKRVQISIDEDKAKRLNLDKASVASTVYSAFSQNEVSVFENENGKEYELYMRLDDKFRSDTNDILKTKIRSKEGFFVTLGDVATISFEQKPASISRFNRADEIKFLANTKNNAPLNSVANEISKKLDEILPANFKYKFLGFVELMDDTNASFIFTVSASAVLIYMVLAALYESFLLPFLIMLAMPLAFCGVVIGLFISGNPFSLFVMVGVILLFGMVGKNAILVVDFANHFANSGMEANEAVKMAAKKRLRAVLMTTFAMIFAMLPLALSRGAGFEANSPMAISIIFGLISSTLLSLLVVPVLFAWVYNLDKFIRKFYERERI
- a CDS encoding efflux RND transporter periplasmic adaptor subunit; the encoded protein is MKKLIILMILGIFSFASEEIFADFEVYAKQSSKLAFESSGKVDKIFVDVSSHVKKGDVLAILDQSSLEIALKKAKNDLELAKNASEFAKNTLNKFTQVRDVTSKQEFDEVKYKFDEAILRVQSAQIAILNAQDRLRKAVLKAPFDGIIASKNIELGEGVSPLSPAFVLNSNEAKILIAIDEKYVDLVKVGDTFKFKLDAASDEKEVKIALIYPEIKRETRKFYAEAYDSWLKPGMFGQGRVLVSKRK
- a CDS encoding TolC family protein yields the protein MKKFLFIFLPVFLLGSNLSVIANKATQNEISKIKELELKRANLNDEATLSSYMPSLSLEGSYGKNASTFPSVVAKESAGVLARIDFLLYDGGAREARLKMNQLLKNKAMIASDEAKNYLALKAVNLYFNAAALENIITAKQAQANFLKGVLDKLEKANIAGLAAKDELENVRAKYYLANSTQLEYKNKMEQILNEINLLTGEKILPVAGAKMADISSNLASKNAELDRLSQDIFLGEAKLSETRAGFLPQILLYDTYGFYKNNYDIDLGRLSSYRSYVDKYLKEDTHGNKFGIAFKWKIFDFFATSKMSQAQKIALDEARLNVEYKKRENETKLKNLQSEIVVLASKIASLNEYVKASDLALKASYEKYNSGLLGYSDLLEALSQKFDAISLFEGAKDELEIKKAEFFFENGEPILERIRD